The sequence ttacatttgaCTTGAGGCTAATCGAACAAACCAGCCCTTGTTTATCGTCCTCAGTTCCAGTTGCtgtttaaataacttttaagtTAGATGGTGGTGTTGTTAAGTTATGGATAAACATGTCACACAATTATCAATAATTTAGAGATCATGAAGCCAGCAAGAAGAATTCTATGGATGTGTTTGGAAGATGCATAATGAATGGAGAGACAATACTACAATAGTAATTGATACACAAGCTCATCCCTACTTCAATTGGATTAGGAAAGAGTTATACAATGGCTAGTGCACTTATGCAGAccactttatcttttttttgaaagagaCACGACGCTGTTTGTGATTATAGTTTCAGTAATGAAATCAAGGCAGAGTTAGGTTTCAGTAATGAGATTACTAGCAGTCTAGCACCATGACTATTGAAATTAAGGCTTGTAAGCAAATCGGAAAGAAAACCAAATTGCAGTTCCTAAAAATTTCTTATCAAATATCATAAAGTGGGAGAGTTAAGTGGAGATGGGATGGATGTTCCCCCATTTCCACTATAAAATAGAGGTTGTGTGAGAGCCAAAAGAAAGCAGTAATATGTAGCAGCTTCCAGTAGCAACCGCAGAGGATAAGAGAAATGTAAGGCAATTACAAAGAGAGGGAGTTGAGTGAGGTGTTCCTCCTCCTTCATTGTTGTAGATTGTAGTTTTCTCTCTATATAATGAAATTGGCTGCTCCATGGACATAGGCAAATTGCCAAGCCACGCTAAATTGTTTTGTTGTGTGTTTGGGCATCAATCACCGATCCTAAACATTTTCAATAGCTTGATTATATATTGGTCCCAATTGCATGCTtttcttattgatattttaacaaCTAGAAAGGTTAAGAGATAAGAAATCTTGAACAACTTCCACTCGGAAGATAGATAAGAAACTTGTACAAAATTGGAAATTCAATCTCTCAAGGTTTCTATCCTTTctttgaagaagaaacagaaacgGTAGTGATTATAGCTTCAGTAATGAAATCAAGGCAGAGTTaggtttcttttgtttattttttggcatTTCTAGAATGGCTTCAACGTTTTTTATTCACGAAATGAGAAGGTTTATCAAAGCATCCTTTCTCTATACATCATATCAAACACAGCCACAGGTTCGGACATAAAACAGACAGATAACTGAGATTACTAGCAGTCTAGCACCATGGCAATTGAAGTTAAGGCATCGTTTTCAATATGTTGGTACCAACTGCATGCTGTTTATTGACATTTGAACAGCTAGAGAGGTTAAGAGATGGGAAATCTTTAACAAAATCTACTCGGAAGACAGATAAGAAACTTGTACAAAATTGGAAAATCAATCTCTCAAGGTTTCTATCCTTTGAAAAATCTGGTATTTTGAAAGGTGCTCACAGTTGCTAAGGTTTACATATTTCACACACTTTACAGTGATTTTTTAACTccagaataataaattttgagcGATCTAAGTTTTTGCACTTCCTTACAAAGACTCCAGAGCTTAAATTAAtctcaaaactaatttttgaaGTGTCCAAGAATATCCCTTCAATGTCTTCTTTTCTCTAGTAAAATGCAAGATTTCTTTCATTCTGGTCGAACTTCTTTTCCCTAGGATAGTTGGCTGTGTTTGTCTCGTGAAGCCATGGTTCCAAGTAATTGAATGTCTTTTCACATGTTGATtagcaagaaaaaacaacacCCTAGCTATGTGGCTCAACATGCGTCATATTTTCAATGATGTTAAGCATTCTCCTAGAGCCTAAAATTGAAAATCTTAGCCATGTTTGAGTATCGAACGATCGAGGTCAAATTAAGCGTTCCTAATATGCTCAgctgattcaaaaatataagctatcaattgaaacaaatttcgaagaaattaaaaaagaagaagttagtACCTGTCTTCCAGAACCATCCTTTCCATGTTTGCAGCTTCCTTAAGAGCCCTTCTCCATCCCTCCACCCTCTCCATCTGATACTTGAAGCGTACTTCAAGTTTAGCAAACTCTTCACCAAATTGCCCTGTTTGGTTCTCCACCTCAGATGGATCGACATCGTAGAAAACTGGGAACACTAAGTGCCCAAAAGTTCTTCTACGTTCCATGATCATCGAGAGTTCATCAAGACACCATCTTGAAGAAGAGtagtttttagaaaaacacaataatagatgattttgattcttgaattgcttTCTGGATTTCTAACTCAATGTTCTCTCCTATCCGGATCTCGTCGTCGTCTCTGAAAGTGGGAATCCCTGCTCTAGTTAAAGCTTTGTAGAGGTGGTCGGTGAAATATTTGCGTGTATCttcacctctaaaactcaagaagacATCGTAAAGTAGTCAACACTGGGCCTCTGAACGAGGGGTCACACGTCCGGGGTGTCCGAGTAGCCCTGGAATTAAGGAGAGAAAAATCAAGATTAGGGTCACTAGGTTGAAAGCCATGGGTTTGATGAAGAGAGGCAAAGATTTTTGAGTTGGATGGATGAAGATCTATCTTGATTCTTTGGGGGAAGAAAGAACAAAAGCTGCAACGTTTCAGAGGGTTTTCCGGCGGAAGGAGGGAGGAATTCAAAAAGGTTCTCTTAAGAACTGTTTACGTACTTTCCTTCTTATGTCTTTACTGTTACTGTCACAGTGTCACTATAgttttttgtaattgtaatttttatttagaaatttattttcttgatattttatttaaaaaattttgtttttgaatttgaatgtaagaaagagaaaattattaaattaacatcaattttctctatgaaattaattaatttttatatgaataaattttattaaatgagaaaaaataataaaaacaaattgaatcctaatcttaactaaaaaaaacaaataggaattgagagagaaaaatcattataaaaaattttcttttaaaaaaggttaccttctatttttttaagcgCGTAAGCACTTTCCCACtagtttttcataaattatatatttgaaggAAAGCACTTAAAAAACTAGTgggaaattttatgatattcatAGAAATCGAATTCGTGTCATAATTCATGAAATAATGGACTGTCTAATTATTTTTCGTAATCGAAAATGATaggttaaaatatttattggtaTTTCTACAAGAAGtattttattgaaagatttaaGTTATTgctcaagaaagaaaaattgaaattcttAAAAGATGAGATCAATTCAGAAGTACTTTATTTTAGTATTATAACAGACAGAATTACATTGGTCAAATTTTGGAATTGGGGGGGCATCCGATAGACCAGGGCTTGACATGCCGCGAATCCTCTTGAAAGAGAGGGGTGCCTTCGaactgaaatttttttggaGTCCGGTCGCGGATTTGAAATATTAAGTTAAGTATGAATCATAGCTCTAATATTTCGTAATCTATTTCATATATTCCGTGCTCCAGATACTAGAATAAATATCTGACGAAGTCAAAAACCATCTCTATCAAGATAAGATGACAGACCCATTTTCTGTATTATCAATATGATCCATTATAACAAGTCGCACACTCATATTCCAGAaatacagaaagaaagaaattccaCGATCGAACTACCAAAATAGAATAGCATAAAATAGGCTAAAAAAACGAGACCAAAATGCTTCACTTTGTATTGAAAAGCTAGAATTTTAGTGATTCTTGTAAATCTAATTCATTGAAATTCCATCCAGTAAAACGGAAGAATTATAAATCTCCAAAAATAATAGATAGGAATACCGCAAATAGAGCCATTGCGACACCCATCAAAGGAGTAGTTCCCCACCCCGGAGCTACTTTACCATATTCCGAATTCAATGGTTTCAATAAATCCCCTACAATAGTTCGTCTTGGACCAGATCTAGAACTCCCCTCAACGCTTTGTGTAGCCATAAATCCTTTTTTGTATTAACTGAGATCTGTTGACTTTGTATACCATTCCGTTGTAAATAAATGATCTTATCATAGATCCATTGTGGTctggaaattattatttttttattattatataataatggaAACAGCAACCCTAGTCGCCATCTCTATATCTGGTTTACTTGTAAGTTTTACTGGGTATGCCTTATATACTGCTTTTGGGCAACCCTCTCAACAACTAAGAGATCCATTCGAGGAACACGGGGACTAGTTGAAGTAATGAGCCCCCCAAGATTGGGAGGCTCATTACTTCAATTAAGataatgaaaaatcatttcaCCTTTTTAGTTGGAACTTTAGGCGGTTCTCGAAAAAAGATAgcgaaaaaaaattattcctagAGTCGATACTAAGAGGAATGTATAAACTAATGCTTCCATAGATTCAATCGTGGTTTACAATTATAGCTTCCATATCTGTTTATTTAGAGCGTTCCCGGataaaaaaagagcaagagTCAAGACAAAGAAAAGGCGGCGATTCAAATCAAGATGTCCCCAGTACCCTATGtcaaattacaaaaagaaaatagagacGAAAAATCAGAGATTAATGTTGTATCAAACTACTTGTCTTCTTGTAGTTGGATCTCCAAGTTTTTGGAATGCTCCAAATTCCACCTGAGCGTCTAAATCTGGATCAATACCAGCAAAAACATCTCTAAACAAGGTTCGAGAGCCATGCCAAATGTGTCCGAAGAAGAAGAGCAGGGCAAACGAAGCATGTCCAAAAGTAAACCAACCCCTTAGACTCCTACGAAAAACACCATCGGATTTCAAAGTAGCACGATCTAATTCAAAAATTTCACCCAATTGTGCGCGTCTAGCATATTTTTTCACAGTACCTATAACTGACTCCATTTAGTTCACCACCATAGAACTCAACAGTTACACCTACTTGTTCAACACTATACTTCGATTCTGCCCTTCGAAAAGGAACATCGGCTCTAACAATTCCGTCTCCGTCTACCAAAACAACcggaaatgtttcaaaaaaagtaGGCATACGACGTACAAAAAGCTCACGCCCTTCTTTATCTCTAAATAGAGGATGTCCTAACCACCCAATAGCTATTCCATCCCCGTTATCCATTGAACCTGCTCTGAACAATCCACCCTTTGCCGGATTATTTCCGATGTAATCATAAAAAGCTAATTTTTCAGGAATTTTAGACCAAGCTTCGGATAAGCTTTGATTTTCAGCCAGCCCAGTACCAACTCTTCGAATTTTTAAGCGCGTAAGCACTTTccttcaaatatataatttatgaaaaactaGTGGGAAAGTGCTTACGcgcttaaaaaaatagaaggtaaccttttttaaaagaaaattttttataatgatttttctctctcaattcctatttgtttttttagttaagattaggattcaatttgtttttattattttttctcatttaataaaatttattcatataaaaattaattaatttcatagagaaaattgatgttaattaataattttctctttcttacattcaaattcaaaaacaaaattttttaaataaaatatcaagaaaataaatttctaaataaaaattacacttACAAAAACTATAGTGACACTGTGACAGTAACAGTAAAGACATAAGAAGGAAAGTACGTAAACAGTTCTTAAGAGAACCTTTTGAATTCCTCCCTCCTTCCGCCGGAAAACCCTCTGAAACGTTGCAGCTTTTGTTCTTTCTTCCCCCAAAGAATCAAGATAGATCTTCATCCATCCAACTCAAAAATCTTTGCCTCTCTTCATCAAACCCATGGCTTTCAACCTAGTGACCCTAATCTTGATTTTTCTCTCCTTAATTCCAGGGGCTACTCGGACACCCCGGACGTGTGACCCCTCGTTCAGAGGCCCAGTGTTGACTACTTACGATgtcttcttgagttttagaggtgaaGATACACGCAAATATTTCACCGACCACCTCTACAAAGCTTTAACTAGAGCAGGGATTCCCACTTTCAGAGACGACGACGAGATCCGGATAGGAGAGAACATTGAGTTAGAAATCCAGAaagcaattcaagaatcaaaatcatctattattgtgttttctaaaaACTACTCTTCTTCAAGATGGTGTCTTGATGAACTCTCGATGATCATGGAACGTAGAAGAACTTTTGGGCACTTAGTGTTCCCAGTTTTCTACGATGTCGATCCATCTGAGGTGGAGAACCAAACAGGGCAATTTGGTGAAGAGTTTGCTAAACTTGAAGTACGCTTCAAGTATCAGATGGAGAGGGTGGAGGGATGGAGAAGGGCTCTTAAGGAAGCTGCAAACATGGAAAGGATGGTTCTGGAAGACAGGTactaacttcttcttttttaatttcttcgaaatttgtttcattgatagcttatatttttgaatcagcTGAGCATTTAGGAACGCTTAATTTGACCTCGATCGTTCGATACTCAAACATGGCTAAGATTTTCAATTTTAGGCTCTAGGAGAATGCTTAACATCATTGAAATATGACGCATGTTGAGCCACATAGCTAGGgtgttgttttttcttgctaATCAACATGTGAAAAGACATTCAATTACTTGGAACCATGGCTTCACGAGACAAACACAGCCAACTATCCTAGGGAAAAGAGTTCGACCAGAATGAAAGAAATCTTGCATTTTACTAGAGAAAAGAAGACATTGAAGGGATATTCTTGGACACttcaaaaattagttttgagaTTAATTTAAGCTCTGGAGTCTTTGTAAGGAAGTGCAAAAACTTAGATCgctcaaaatttattattctggAGTTAAAAATCACTGTAAAGTGTGTGAAATATGTAAACCTTAGCAACTGTGAGCACCTTTCAAATACCAGATTTTTCAAAGGATAGAAACCTTGAGAGATTGATTTTCCAATTTTGTACAAGTTTCTTATCTGTCTTCCGAGTAGATTTTGTTAAAGATTTCCCATCTCTTAACCTCTCTAGCTGTTCAAATGTCAATAAACAGCATGCAGTTGGTACCAACATATTGAAAACGATGCCTTAACTTCAATTGCCATGGTGCTAGACTGCTAGTAATCTCAGTTATCTGTCTGTTTTATGTCCCGAACCTGTGGCTGTGTTTGATATGATGTATAGAGAAAGGATGCTTTGATAAACCTTCTCATTTCGTGAATAAAAAACGTTGAAGCCATTCTAGAAatgccaaaaaataaacaaaagaaacctAACTCTGCCTTGATTTCATTACTGAAGCTATAATCACTACcgtttctgtttcttcttcaaagAAAGGATAGAAACCTTGAGAGATTGAATTTCCAATTTTGTACAAGTTTCTTATCTATCTTCCGAGTGGAAGTTGTTCAAGATTTCTTATCTCTTAACCTTTCTAGttgttaaaatatcaataagaaaGCATGCAATTGGGACCAATATATAATCAAGCTATTGAAAATGTTAGGATCGGTGATTGATGCCCAAACACACAACAAAACAATTTAGCGTGGCTTGGCAATTTGCCTATGTCCATGGAGCAGCCAATTTCATTATATAGAGAGAAAACTACAATCTACAACAATGAAGGAGGAGGAACACCTCACTCAACTCCCTCTCTTTGTAATTGCCTTACATTTCTCTTATCCCTCTGCGGTTGCTACTGGAAGCTGCTACATATTACTGCTTTCTTTTGGCTCTCACACAACCTCTATTTTATAGTGGAAATGGGGGAACATCCATCCCATCTCCACTTAACTCTCCCACTTTATGATATTTGATAAGAAATTTTTAGGAACTGCAATTTGGTTTTCTTTCCGATTTGCTTACAAGCCTTAATTTCAATAGTCATGGTGCTAGACTGCTAGTAATCTCATTACTGAAACCTAACTCTGCCTTGATTTCATTACTGAAACTATAATCACAAACAGCGTCGTGtctctttcaaaaaaaagataaagtggTCTGCATAAGTGCACTAGCCATTGTATAACTCTTTCCTAATCCAATTGAAGTAGGGATGAGCTTGTGTATCAATTACTATTGTAGTATTGTCTCTCCATTCATTATGCATCTTCCAAACACATCCATAGAATTCTTCTTGCTGGCTTCATGATCTCTAAATTATTGATAATTGTGTGACATGTTTATCCATAACTTAACAACACCACCATCTAacttaaaagttatttaaacaGCAACTGGAACTGAGGACGATAAACAAGGGCTGGTTTGTTCGATTAGCCTCAAGtcaaatgtaattattttttgtttttcattgctttttcgAAAAAACCGACCAAATACATTCAATCCTACCATTAGGATTACTTAAACATTCTGATGGTATATCCATCACAAAAACCAGTGCTAGAAATCATGGTATCACCTCATGCTGGCCATTTATTTATCGAATATATAAGCTGGTGAAGTTGCATAAGGACAGCCATAAAAACTAGAACTAACCGAAACAAAATCTCAAAACAGACTAAATTGTAATGATCATGGATGCTAGGAGGGCACATTTTGCTGCCCCATATTTTGCCATTTGGGTCCATCTGAAGTTAGGAACCAGGAAGGGAGATATCATGAAGTGTTTTCGTCACATGAGCAAGGCTTCCAGGTTGAGATGGAGAGGGTGGAAGATTAAGGGCAGCTCTTAGAGAAGCTGCAGATGGCAGGGATGGTTCTACAAAACTGGTTCATCATATTCCTGTTTCCTCCTGATTCTAGTAGTACCTAGGCAACACAAGTTAAGGAAGACGTTCTTTTTAGGTAATAAACTTTTAAGCAGGCAAGGACAGAacaatttattttcaggagCAATCCTAGTTCTTATGCATTCTGAATTAGACAATCTAATCATATGGTCAAAAGCTCCCTACAGGTTAGCACCAAAGGATGAACACAATCagcctagaaaaaaaattgaaataaagaaaGCTTGAGACCAAAAACCCAACACCAAACGACAGGAGCAATCTGATGCTTGTATTTGACAAGTATCCACGAGATCTACCCGAGGTTGGAGTGGTTGACTCGTTTAaactcagtttaattttttttcttcaaaaaaatgttttaattttaaaaaattaaattgatatcgTAAATTAACCTGTCCCATCTCAGGACGGATCATAGGCCGTACAGGCTTTGGTATTGGTAATTCCCAGGCATagcttctcttttccttttgttttgccgGTATGTCAAGGAGAAATTAGTAGTTGGGCCTTCTatagtgtcaaaataaaaattaccggCCTCAAACGGGTAAAAAAAGATTCTGCCCgggaaaagaattttaatttttaaagtgcaAAATGGTTTTATGAGCTCAAATTAGTAGTTGGGCCTTCTATagtgtgggtttttttttaatcttttttcttttaattttttttgttttcgattTAACTTTCAAATGAATAAATTGTTGttgccctttaatttattttttaattttcatcttaacccttattttttaatttctaatttaaaaaaaaaattatgtatttttttttaaatttcatcattcaacgtTTCATTTACAAgggattgaacttcataattctTTCTTATATAGTGTTTTTTGATTAGTTAACTCGGGTCATGTATTTGAAAAGTTAGCCgggattgatatttttttttattttcttttttgatatcaaatttaaatccaaaataaatttaaaaaatatttagaaaacaattaaaaaagtattaattaaaaaaataaaaaaaatgaagctggGCTTGGGAAGCCAAGCCATGCATTTGACACATCAAGAAAGGGCCCATGCGTGGCTTTGCAAGGTCAGGCGCACGAGCACTggcctttaatttatttatttttaaattaatgggGAAGGTGACATGtcatttgatcttttttttttttttgtaaaagatgCTTTGTTTGAAACTCAGATTCTAACCACTGTGGTACGGTAGAAAAATAGTGTTTCTATTTGTTTGATCCCAAAACTCAtttctatcatatttttaacacaaaatatcTATGTAACACTTTGGGAACCTTTTGGAAACCCTGTTAAACTAATTAATGGTctcaaaaaacactaaaagttGCTCTAAAACCCAATATCaacctgaaataaaaatatatatttttgagctcaaatattttttaggtgcgttcaaggtaaaaaaaaaaaaaaaaaacacactcaaTCTAAACTCCTGGAactttttgacataaaaatcaattattttggtaGCTGAAATCATCACCATTGACAACTTTCTCGCTCTGCATCGGAGTCTTGCAAGCCCCTcttctccataaaaaaatatttatgagctcatatatttttttggtactttgaaggtaaaaaaaaaaaaaaaaaactctcaatctAAACTTCTGGTATCATATGGAactatttgacataaaaattaattattttagtagcTGAAATCATCACCATTAACAACTTTCTCGCTCTACGTCGGAATCTTACGAGTCCTTCTCTCCTCCACCAAAAAATAACTGAAGAAAAGGAGGAGATTgaagttttaaactaaaattaaatttttgaaatttaaagggACTAGTTAACTAATAGCTAAAAATAAGAGGGATTGAAatgaatttctcaaaaaaatttcaaagctatcacctattttatttgtttttttttcattttagttctttATTTCTCAATTCAATGCTATCTCCCAAAATAATATGCAATTTGTTATTAATTGGGGCTAAAAAGGGTTTTGtcgtaaaaaaaatttgaaataccacattgaatttttttttaaatcaccatTGAGATCTAAAGTGACAGAATATAAAATCACTGCTTTTAGTTTATACTCTAACTATAATAGTTATTCAGTATTCGACTAAAAAAAGTGACTGTTGATCTAGGTTGTGATTTTCTGTTTGATGGACTATCAGGCCctgtttcttcaaaagaaaccCAAGTGTAGATCAATATTAATTGGACCAAACTTATCAAATCTTGGCCATGTGTGCACTAATTTGACACCTTAGCAATTCTAGACTGTTCGAAAAAAACCCTTTCCCCT is a genomic window of Populus alba chromosome 5, ASM523922v2, whole genome shotgun sequence containing:
- the LOC140954321 gene encoding disease resistance protein RPV1-like, whose amino-acid sequence is MAFNLVTLILIFLSLIPGATRTPRTCDPSFRGPVLTTYDVFLSFRGEDTRKYFTDHLYKALTRAGIPTFRDDDEIRIGENIELEIQKAIQESKSSIIVFSKNYSSSRWCLDELSMIMERRRTFGHLVFPVFYDVDPSEVENQTGQFGEEFAKLEVRFKYQMERVEGWRRALKEAANMERMVLEDRY